The window CGTCCGGCGGGAGAACCGCTGCCCGAGCGGACGGCGCCTGCCGCGGCCGCCTCGTGAGCACTGCGGCCACCGAGGGGAACGTGGCGGGACGCTTGTCGTTCGTCGACCGCTACCTGGCTGTCTGGATCCTCGCGGCCATGGCCGTGGGGCTCGGCCTGGGGCGCCTGGTCCCGGGCCTGGGTGACGCGCTGGCCGAGGTGACGGTGACGGGCGTGTCCCTGCCGATCGCCCTGGGCTTGCTCGTGATGATGTACCCGGTGCTGGCCAAGGTCCGCTACGACCGCCTCGGCACCGTCACCCGCGACCGCCGCCTGTTGCTGCCGTCCCTGTTGTTGAACTGGGTCGTCGGCCCGGCGCTCATGTTCGCCCTGGCCTGGCTGTTCCTGCCGGACCTGCCCGCCTACCGCACGGGCCTGATCATCGTCGGCATCGCCCGCTGCATCGCCATGGTCGTCATCTGGAACGACCTGGCCTGCGGACACCGCGAAGCCGCCGCCGTCCTGGTCGCCCTGAATTCCGTCTTCCAGGTGATCGCCTTCTCGGCGCTGGGCTGGTTCTACCTCTCGGCCCTGCCCGGTCTGCTCGGTCTGGAACAGACCGGCCTGGATGTGCCGGTGTGGGAGATCGCCCGCAGCGTGCTCATCTTCCTCGGCATCCCGCTCGCGGCCGGCTACCTCACCCGCCGCATCGGCGAGAAGGCCAAGGGCCGCACCTGGTACGAAGCCGAACTCATCCCGCGCATCGGCCCCTTCGCCCTCTACGGCCTGCTCTTCACCATCGTCATCCTCTTCGCCCTGCAAGGCGACGCGATCACCTCACAGCCGCTGGACGTCGCCCGCATCGCCCTGCCGCTGCTGGTCTACTTCGCCGTCATGTGGGCCGGGTCCATGGCCCTGGGCCGCGCTGTCGGTCTGGACCACTCGCGCGCCACGACGCTGGCCTTCACCGCTGCGGGCAACAACTTCGAACTGGCCATCGCCGTCGCCATCGCCACCTTCGGAGCCACCTCCGGCCAGGCACTCGCAGGCGTCGTGGGCCCCCTCATCGAAGTGCCCGCACTCATCGGCTTGGTGTACGTCGCCCTGTACGCACGCCGCTACTTCACCGCCCCAGCCGCCGCCACCGCACCCCAGGAACCCGCAGCCCATGCCTGACACAACCACCCCGTCCGTTCTGTTCGTCTGCGTCCACAACGCCGGACGCTCACAAATGGCCGCCGCCTTCCTCACCCACCTCGCAGGCGACCGCGTCCAGGTCCGCTCCGCAGGCTCCGCCCCCGCCGACACCGTCAACCCGGCCGTCGTCGAGGCCATGGCGGAGGCGGGCATCGACATCACCGCCGAGGTCCCCAAGGTGCTCACGGCGGAAGCGGTCCAGGCGTCCGACATTGTCATCACCATGGGCTGCGGGGACACCTGCCCCGTCTTCCCCGGCAAGCGCTACCTCGACTGGCAACTCCCCGACCCCGCCGGCCAGGGCGTGGCAGCGGTCCGCCCGATCCGCGACCACATCGAGAAACTCATCCGCAGCCTGGTCGCCGAGATCGCTCCGACGAACTGACCACGGGCACTCAGCCGCTCAGCCCGGTCCTTGAGACCGACCGGGACGGACAACGCCGAAGGGCCCCACCGCGAACGGTGGGGCCCTTCGACATCGTGCCCGGTGAGGCACTGGCGGAGGATACGAGATTCGAACTCGT of the Streptomyces koelreuteriae genome contains:
- a CDS encoding arsenate reductase ArsC, with product MPDTTTPSVLFVCVHNAGRSQMAAAFLTHLAGDRVQVRSAGSAPADTVNPAVVEAMAEAGIDITAEVPKVLTAEAVQASDIVITMGCGDTCPVFPGKRYLDWQLPDPAGQGVAAVRPIRDHIEKLIRSLVAEIAPTN
- the arsB gene encoding ACR3 family arsenite efflux transporter, with amino-acid sequence MAGRLSFVDRYLAVWILAAMAVGLGLGRLVPGLGDALAEVTVTGVSLPIALGLLVMMYPVLAKVRYDRLGTVTRDRRLLLPSLLLNWVVGPALMFALAWLFLPDLPAYRTGLIIVGIARCIAMVVIWNDLACGHREAAAVLVALNSVFQVIAFSALGWFYLSALPGLLGLEQTGLDVPVWEIARSVLIFLGIPLAAGYLTRRIGEKAKGRTWYEAELIPRIGPFALYGLLFTIVILFALQGDAITSQPLDVARIALPLLVYFAVMWAGSMALGRAVGLDHSRATTLAFTAAGNNFELAIAVAIATFGATSGQALAGVVGPLIEVPALIGLVYVALYARRYFTAPAAATAPQEPAAHA